The following are from one region of the Bacillaceae bacterium S4-13-56 genome:
- a CDS encoding nickel-dependent hydrogenase large subunit produces the protein MAERIVVDPVTRIEGHLRIEADIQNNVIKDAFSSGTAIRGIEKIVEGRDPRDVWAYVQRICGVCTTVHALASVRSVEDALDIKIPKNGHLIREIMNEALYVHDHVVHFYHLHALDWVDVVNALDADPAETSKIAQSISDWPKSSPGYFKEVQNKVKTLVESGQLGIFAQGYWGHEAYKLPPEVNLLAVAHYLEALDWQRNIVKIHTILGGKNPHPHYVVGGMATPIDINSDNGIHAERLMHVSQLIDEAMEFVNKVYIPDLLAIGSYYKDWTYGGGLNNYLCFGDFSSNGDLYDVSSYRMPRGVILNGDLTKVYDVDLKDPEQVKEFIDHSWYMYDGQGTGGKHPWNGQTNLEYTGPKAPYKQLDVDEKYSWLKSPRWKEAPMETGPLARILVGYAKGQKEIVKIVDDTLKTLGIPLEALQSALGRTVARGLETKLIVQWLRNDMDQLLSNIKNGDSTTFDRSKWDPESWPKSAQGVGWMEAPRGALGHWIQIEDGKTANYQAVVPTTWNASPKDHKGQQGAYEMALKGTPVADPEQPLEILRIIHSFDPCLACAVHLTDLENDKTTEIKLG, from the coding sequence ATGGCAGAGCGTATTGTCGTAGATCCAGTTACTAGGATTGAAGGTCATCTGCGTATTGAAGCAGATATTCAAAATAATGTTATCAAGGATGCATTTAGCTCCGGAACAGCGATTCGGGGAATTGAGAAAATTGTAGAGGGCCGTGATCCAAGAGATGTTTGGGCCTATGTTCAAAGAATTTGTGGAGTATGTACAACGGTCCATGCTTTAGCATCTGTTAGATCAGTAGAAGATGCATTGGATATTAAAATTCCTAAAAATGGTCATCTCATTCGTGAGATTATGAATGAAGCTCTGTATGTTCATGACCATGTTGTTCATTTTTATCATTTGCACGCCCTTGACTGGGTAGACGTAGTAAATGCACTTGATGCAGATCCAGCAGAAACTAGTAAAATTGCTCAATCTATCTCAGATTGGCCGAAATCTTCTCCTGGATACTTTAAAGAGGTTCAAAATAAAGTAAAAACATTGGTGGAAAGCGGACAATTAGGTATCTTTGCTCAAGGATATTGGGGACATGAAGCTTATAAGCTTCCACCGGAAGTGAACTTGTTAGCTGTAGCTCATTATCTGGAAGCGCTAGATTGGCAGAGAAACATAGTGAAAATCCATACTATTTTGGGTGGAAAGAATCCTCATCCACATTATGTAGTTGGTGGAATGGCAACTCCAATTGACATTAATAGTGACAATGGCATTCATGCTGAAAGACTTATGCATGTATCTCAATTAATTGATGAAGCAATGGAATTTGTAAATAAAGTATATATTCCAGACCTACTAGCTATTGGATCTTATTATAAAGATTGGACCTATGGCGGAGGGTTAAATAATTACCTTTGTTTTGGAGATTTCTCCTCTAACGGGGATCTTTATGATGTCTCATCCTATCGTATGCCAAGAGGAGTCATCCTAAATGGGGATTTGACGAAGGTTTATGATGTCGATCTGAAAGATCCAGAACAAGTGAAAGAATTTATTGATCATTCCTGGTATATGTATGATGGTCAAGGTACAGGTGGTAAGCATCCGTGGAATGGGCAAACCAATCTAGAATATACAGGTCCAAAAGCCCCATATAAGCAATTAGATGTTGACGAAAAGTACTCTTGGTTAAAATCTCCAAGATGGAAGGAAGCTCCAATGGAAACAGGTCCATTGGCACGTATTCTTGTTGGATATGCCAAAGGCCAAAAAGAAATCGTGAAAATTGTAGACGATACTCTAAAGACTCTTGGTATTCCATTAGAAGCTTTACAATCGGCTTTAGGACGCACGGTTGCTAGAGGACTTGAAACTAAGCTAATCGTACAGTGGTTGCGAAATGATATGGACCAACTTCTTTCCAACATTAAAAATGGTGATTCCACAACATTTGATCGCTCAAAATGGGATCCAGAGTCATGGCCTAAGTCAGCACAAGGTGTAGGCTGGATGGAGGCTCCAAGGGGAGCGCTCGGGCATTGGATTCAAATAGAAGATGGAAAAACAGCTAATTATCAGGCGGTCGTTCCAACGACGTGGAATGCTTCTCCTAAGGACCACAAAGGGCAACAGGGTGCTTATGAGATGGCATTAAAGGGGACTCCTGTAGCAGACCCAGAACAGCCATTAGAAATCTTGAGGATTATTCATTCCTTTGACCCTTGCTTAGCTTGTGCTGTTCATTTGACAGATTTGGAAAATGATAAAACTACAGAAATTAAATTAGGTTAG
- a CDS encoding hydrogenase small subunit has product MKKNETVWQTALDRGVSRRDFMKMCTVIAATIGLDFTQSNKVQAAMETKERVPVIWLQFQDCTGCSESFIRSSHPKTESVLLDMISLEYSEVLSAAAGHQAEKAKESVYEKYKGKYVLAVEGSVANPEYLSVAGQGVIKEFEKAAENAFAIIAYGSCSSWGGIAAAKPNPTNAKPVTSLDTKGTPVIRVPGCPPIAEVMTGVIAHILTFGTVPELDSLGRPKAFFRHRIHDKCNRRAYFDAGLFVENFDDEGAKQGYCLYKVGCKGPTTYSSCAEMRWNEGTSYPIQSGNPCIGCTEKDFWDNGPFYTRVSKIPGTQTTINPDQIGLYAAGATVVGIGAHAAITAVKKDKDVPNEGRGEK; this is encoded by the coding sequence ATGAAGAAAAATGAGACTGTATGGCAAACAGCGCTAGACAGAGGGGTTTCAAGAAGGGACTTCATGAAAATGTGTACGGTTATTGCTGCAACCATCGGCCTAGACTTTACACAGAGTAACAAGGTTCAAGCTGCAATGGAAACAAAAGAACGTGTGCCGGTAATTTGGTTACAGTTCCAAGATTGTACGGGGTGTTCTGAGTCTTTTATACGATCCTCACACCCAAAAACAGAAAGTGTTTTGTTGGATATGATTTCATTAGAGTATAGTGAAGTTTTATCTGCTGCAGCTGGCCATCAAGCGGAAAAAGCAAAAGAAAGTGTCTATGAGAAGTATAAGGGTAAATATGTTTTAGCAGTTGAAGGAAGCGTTGCAAACCCTGAGTATTTAAGTGTCGCCGGTCAAGGTGTCATAAAAGAATTTGAGAAAGCTGCAGAAAACGCTTTTGCTATTATTGCGTATGGAAGTTGTTCCTCATGGGGAGGAATTGCAGCTGCTAAGCCAAATCCAACAAATGCAAAACCAGTGACATCCTTAGATACGAAAGGGACTCCAGTCATTCGAGTTCCAGGTTGTCCTCCAATTGCGGAGGTAATGACAGGAGTTATTGCTCATATCTTAACCTTTGGCACTGTTCCTGAATTAGATTCCCTTGGTAGACCAAAAGCCTTTTTCAGACACAGAATTCATGACAAATGTAATCGTCGCGCCTATTTTGATGCAGGACTATTTGTAGAGAACTTTGATGATGAGGGTGCCAAACAAGGATATTGTTTATATAAAGTGGGATGTAAGGGACCTACCACCTATAGTTCATGTGCAGAAATGAGATGGAATGAAGGAACAAGTTATCCAATCCAATCAGGAAATCCATGTATTGGATGTACTGAAAAAGATTTTTGGGATAATGGCCCTTTCTATACTAGAGTATCTAAAATTCCTGGAACACAGACGACCATTAACCCTGACCAAATTGGATTATATGCGGCTGGGGCAACAGTAGTGGGCATAGGAGCACATGCAGCAATCACTGCAGTAAAAAAAGACAAAGATGTGCCAAATGAAGGACGGGGTGAAAAGTAA
- the tatC gene encoding twin-arginine translocase subunit TatC: protein MSKEQDSTYQDKEMNLLDHLDELRNRLIWTAVVFLIFLVLGFVFVTDIYNFFIRNLEFQLTVIGPGEIIWTYFMLASVVALAGTLPFLLLQVWLYVRPALTKKERKATLNYIPAVFLLFLGGLSFGFFVVHDLILNFLMSLGDEMFQTMFTAEKYFRFLLGVTLPIAILFEIPIVMMFLTSLGIVDPFKLRKFRKYAYLILVIVGAMISPPDFFLQIVIAIPLFILYEVSILLSSRVYKRKKAKEKEWEEEMNKPS, encoded by the coding sequence TTGTCTAAGGAGCAGGATAGTACATATCAAGATAAAGAAATGAATTTATTAGACCATTTGGACGAATTACGAAATCGTTTGATATGGACAGCGGTTGTCTTCCTGATTTTTTTAGTACTTGGATTTGTTTTCGTTACCGATATTTATAATTTTTTTATACGAAATTTAGAATTTCAATTAACCGTTATTGGACCTGGAGAGATTATATGGACCTATTTCATGCTCGCTAGTGTCGTTGCTCTTGCAGGAACCTTGCCATTTTTACTCCTACAAGTTTGGCTGTATGTCCGGCCTGCATTAACAAAGAAGGAACGTAAAGCTACATTAAATTATATTCCTGCTGTTTTTCTCCTGTTTTTAGGTGGGCTATCCTTCGGATTTTTTGTAGTTCATGATTTAATTCTAAATTTCCTAATGTCCTTAGGTGATGAAATGTTTCAAACCATGTTTACTGCAGAAAAATACTTTCGCTTTTTACTAGGAGTAACTTTACCTATAGCAATTCTTTTCGAAATACCAATTGTTATGATGTTTTTGACAAGCCTAGGCATAGTAGATCCATTTAAACTAAGAAAGTTTCGTAAGTATGCTTATCTGATATTAGTAATTGTTGGTGCTATGATATCACCTCCGGATTTTTTTCTTCAAATCGTAATAGCTATACCTTTGTTTATTCTTTATGAAGTGAGTATTCTGCTTTCCAGTAGGGTATATAAACGAAAGAAAGCGAAAGAAAAAGAGTGGGAAGAAGAAATGAATAAACCTAGCTAA
- a CDS encoding twin-arginine translocase TatA/TatE family subunit, with protein MLSNIGAPGMILIFVVALIVFGPSRLPEVGKAVGSSLREFKRATTGIVAEDFEKDQKKVTEEDTQNPQKV; from the coding sequence ATGTTGTCAAATATTGGTGCACCTGGCATGATTTTAATCTTTGTTGTTGCTTTAATAGTTTTTGGTCCTTCGAGACTTCCAGAGGTTGGGAAAGCTGTTGGGAGCTCACTGAGAGAATTTAAGAGAGCAACCACAGGAATCGTAGCTGAGGATTTTGAAAAAGATCAAAAGAAAGTAACGGAAGAGGATACTCAAAATCCTCAAAAAGTTTAA
- a CDS encoding twin-arginine translocase TatA/TatE family subunit, translating into MLSNIGIPGLILILVIALIVFGPKKLPEIGRATGQTLKEFKNSARELTSDVTDEVKDVKEIVNSDQPKS; encoded by the coding sequence ATGTTATCTAACATTGGAATTCCTGGGTTAATCTTAATTTTGGTAATTGCTTTAATAGTCTTTGGTCCAAAGAAGCTTCCTGAAATAGGTAGAGCAACTGGTCAAACTTTAAAAGAATTTAAAAATTCTGCTAGAGAACTAACTAGTGATGTTACTGATGAAGTGAAAGATGTTAAAGAAATAGTTAATAGTGATCAGCCGAAAAGCTAA